A window of Streptomyces sp. NBC_01689 genomic DNA:
TCACCCTCCGGCCGCCACCTCGGCCTTCGGGGGCGCGGCACGGTGACGATGCCGGCCCGCACCACCCCCGCCTTGATTTCTACAGTGTTGTAGATTCTGAACAGGTCCATTCGACGGACCCGAACCGACCGACTACGTGGAGGGATCGGCCATGGGTGTTTCCCTGGGCAAGGGCGGCAACGTCTCGCTGAGCAAGGAGGCGCCGGGTCTGACCGCGGTGCTGGTGGGCCTGGGCTGGGACGTCCGGACCACCACCGGCGCCGACTTCGACCTGGACGCCTCCGCGCTCCTGCTGAACGCGTCGGGCAAGGTCGTCTCGGACCAGCACTTCGTGTTCTACAACAACCTGAAGAGCCCCGACGGTTCGGTCGAGCACACCGGCGACAACCTGACCGGTGAGGGCGAGGGGGACGACGAGAGCGTCAAGGTGAACCTCGCCGCCGTACCCGCCGACGTCGACAGGATCGTCTTCCCCGTGTCGATCCACGACGCCGAGGCCCGTGGGCAGAGCTTCGGACAGATCCGCAACGCCTTCATCCGGGTTGTCAACCAGACCGGCGGTGCCGAACTGGCCCGCTACGACCTGTCCGAGGACGCCTCGACGGAGACCGCGATGGTCTTCGGCGAGCTGTACCGCAACGGTGCCGAGTGGAAGTTCCGTGCCGTGGGCCAGGGGTACGCCTCCGGTCTGGCCGGGATCGCCGCGGACTTCGGCGTCAACGTCTGAGAAGCGCCGTGCCGGGGCCGGGGTGACGCCGCGCGCTGCGGGGACTTCACCCCGGCCCCTGGCGTCGCCCGCGCCGGGGCGTCGTCCGTCCTGACGGTGCGGGCGCGCGTGTAACGGCCCGCGCGCCCCGCCGCCGGTCGCCGGGCCGCGCGCACTTCGCGGTGCCGGCGCCTCACCCCGTGCACGTCAGGGCCGCGGTCGCGGTGCCTCCCCGTCCACGACGGTGCCCCGCACGACCCGTCCCGGCCCCGCCGCGCCGTCGGTCGTCCTCTGGTCCTTCAGGGCCCGGGACTCGCTCTTGAAGATCCGGGCGGCCCTTCCCGCGGACCGGGTCAGCTCGGGCAGCTTCCTGATCCCGAGGACCACGACGACGACCAGCAGGATCACGGTCAGTTCGCTCATGCCGAACATCAGGTCTGCTCTCTCTCGGTGGCGGACGCCGCGCGATACGGCGTACCGGACGGCGCAGCCCAAATCTACAGTGCTGTAGAAGTCTCCCCGCTCCATGATCCCTCAACCGCCTGGTGACCCGGCCCGGTTGGCGACCCTTAGGGAAACGCGCGCCTCGTGGCGCGGACAGGGCGTCCTGAGAGCGAACCGGTCGGGGCACGCTCCGGCGAGCCGGGTCCGCGCGCCCGCGCACCCGGCCGAGGCGTCGTCGCGCACCACCGGGACGGGTAGGGGCGATGTCCGTCGTCCCCCACGCGCACGGGTTCCGACCAGCCCGCCCCGTCCGGTGTCCGCGCAGTTCGGCCCCGGTGCCGATATCGGGTCGGCCGCACCGGGGACACCCCGTGACACCCGGAGAGGTCCGCTTGAGGAAGCACCGCAGGAGGCCCCGCCATTGGACGGCGGTCATCACCGTGATCGCCGCGAGTGTACTGGCGACACCGTCCGCGGCCCTGGCGCGTCCGGAGACACCGGGGACCGGGACCGTGTCCTCGGCTCACCCGGCGGCCCCCGCGGGCACGGCGGTACGGGTGTCCGTGGCCGAGGCGCACGTGGTGGCCCTTGTCAACCGGGCCCGCCACAGGGCGGGTTGCTCCCCGGTGAGCCTGAACGCGAAGCTCTCGAAGGCCGCTCGGGACCACAGCGCGGACATGTCGGACCACCGGAACATGTCGCACCGGGGCTCCGACGGTTCCGGGCCGGGCCGACGGATCGCGCGTGCCGGGTACGACTGGAGCGCGTACGGCGAGAACGTCGCGTACGGATATCCCACCGCCGCCTCGGTCATGGCCGCCTGGATGGCCAGCCCCGGCCACCGACGCAACATTCTGACCTGTGCGTTCCGGGAGATCGGCGTCGGCCTCGCCCGCCCGGGGAGCTACTGGACGCAGGACTTCGGCGCGACGGCCCGCCGACCGGGGACGCGTGGTCCCCTGTGGCCCACCGGCTCGCGCGGGACCGGTGCGGCCGGGCGGCGGTGAGCCGTGCGAGGGCCGGGCCGGCCCGCGGTCCGGTGCCGCGCACCGCGCCGGACGGTGGGGAGAGGCGGCGACGCGAACGGCGTGACGGACCGGGCTACTTCACGGTGACCGTGACGGCCGGTGACACGGTCTTGTCCGCCTTGACGCGCAGTTGCTCCTTGCCCTTCGTGTGGAGCTTGGCGTCCAGGATGTAGGAGCTGCCGTTCTTGATCGTGGTGCTCGCCTTCAGCGAGTTCCACTTGTCGTCCTTCTTGTGCTGGAGCGTCACCTTGGTGTTGATCTTCAAGCCCTTGGAGCGTCCGGTGAAGGTGACCGACTCTCCCGCCTTCACCTCCGTCTTTCCGGCCTTGATGGTGATCGATCCCTTGTCGGACGGTGCGGCCCGCGTGGCGCCGGCCGCGGTGAGACCGGCGTGCGGGACACCGGTGGGCCCGGCGGCGAGGGCGCCGGCGGTGCCCGCCGACAGCAGAGCGGCGGACAGGGCGCCCGCGGCGAGCGCGCGGGCGGTGCGAGAGCGGAGCGTGGACATCACGGTGGACTCCTGACGGAAGGCATCCCCCACGTGGCGCACACGGCGTCCCGACGGGTCGGACCGCCTGGTCCCAGGCTATTTGTCCTCGCCGTGGACGGCTACTCGACCCCCGGGGTCCTCCTCCTCGTACCGATTCACCCCGTGGTCGTGGGGGGGTGAGGAGGGGAACGAGGGGGCGGGGAGCGGGCGGCCGGAGCCCGGCCCGCGCACCTGGCGCGGGCCGGGCAGACGCTACGCGCTGAAGCGATGGGTGCCGGAACCGACCCGGTAGACCGCGCAGCCGTCCTCCTCACGCAGGAAGGTGCCGTGGTCGTGGGTCACCGCCCTCGGGTCAGCCGTGGGGATCCACACCTCCGCCGTGGTGTTCGGAGGCACGTCACAGGTCAGGGCGAAGCGGCCGGAGCGTGTGCGCCACTGTGTGGAGATCGGCCCGTAGACCGAGGTGAACGTGGCGCGGGCGGAGGTGACGTCACCACCGGGACGCGGCCGTACGACGATCTCCCGGTAGCCGGGCTTGCCCGCCGAGATGCCCGCGATGTTCGTGTACATCCACTCACCCACCGAGCCGTAGGCGTAGTGGTTGAAGGAGTTCATGTCGGGTGTCTGGAAACTCCCGTCGGGCTTGATCGAGTCCCAGCGTTCCCACATCGTCGTGGAGCCCTTGTCGATCTGGTAGCCCCAACTGGGGAAGGTGCGCTGCTGCAACAGCCGGTAGGCGACGTCGGTGTGCCCGGTGTCGGTGAGGACGGGCAGGAGCCGGGGCGTACCGAGGAAGCCCGTCGACAGATGCCAGTCCTTCGCCTCGATCAGGGCGACGAGACGATCGGCCGCGGCCTTTCTCAGCGCGTCCGGGAGCAGGTTCATGGACAGGGAGAGGACGTACGCGGTCTGCGTGTCCCCCTTCACCCGGCCGTCGGCGGTCACATAGGCGTTCCGGAACGCCTCGCGTATCCGGCCGAACAGGTCGAGCCAGGGCGCGGCGTCCTCGCCGATCTCCTGGGCGATCCGCGACGCGAGGTCGGCGCTGTGCGCGAAGTACGCGGTGGCGATGACGTCCTTGGGCGTCTCGTCCTCGACGTTCAGCCAGTCTCCGTAGCCGCCGGCGGGCCGCAGCAGCCCGGAGCTGTTCTTCTCCAGGTACTTCAGCCAGGACTGGACGGACGGCCACGCGTCCCGCAGCACCTGCCCGTCCCCGTAGGCCTGGTACAGGGACCAGGGGACCGTGACCCCCGCGTCACCCCAGCCGGCGACGCCGTTGCCCACCGTGCCGACCATGGGGGCCACGTCCGTGAACGCGCCGTCCGCGGTCTGCGCGTCACGCAGGTCCACGAGCCACTTGGCGAGGAAGCGGGCCGACTCCATCGTGTAGGCCGCCGTCGGTGCGAAGACGTTGATGTCGCCGGTCCAGCCCAGCCGTTCGTCGCGCGCGGGGGTGTCCGTCGGGACGGAGAGGAAGTTGCCGCGCTGTCCCCAGGTGATGTTGCTGTGCAGCTGGTTGAGCATCGGGACGTTCGTCTCGAACTCGAAGGTGAAGGGGGCGGACGTGTGCATGACGCGCCCGGTCACCGCCTTCGCCGAGGGGGTGCCGGGAAAGCCGGTCAGTTCGACGTAGCGGAAGCCGTGGAAGGTGAACCGGGGCTCGAACGTCTCCTCGCCGCCGCCCTTGAGCGTGTACGTGTCGGTCGCCGCGGCCGTACGCAGGTTCGCGGTGTAGAGGGTGCCGTCCGGGTTGAGGACCTCGGCGTGCCGCAGCCGTACCGTCGTGCCCGCCCTGCCGGAGACCCGCAGCCGCACGGAACCGACCATGTTCTGGCCCAGGTCGAGGACGAAGACGCCCGGCCGGGGCTGGGTCACCTTCCTGACCGGGAGTTCCTCGGCCACCCGCACCGGGCCGTCCGCCTGCGCCACGATCCGGGCGGGAGCGGCGTCGCCCGCGCCGCGCACGGCGAGCCAGGCCCGGTCGTCGAAGCCGGGGGAGGTCCAGCCGGGGGTCTCCTTGCGCGCGTCGTACGTCTCGCCGCCCAGCAGGTCCGCGGCGACGATCGGCCCGGAGGCGGCCCGCCAGTCCGGTCCCGAAGTGATCCGCTCACTCGTGCCGTCGGTGTACTCGACCTCCAACTGGGCGAGCAGTGCGGGCCGTTCACCGTACTGGTGAGGCCCGAACATACCGACGTTGCCCGCGTACCAGCCGGGCGCCACGTACACACCGAGGGCGTTGCCGCCCGAGCGCACCAGCGACGTGACGTCGTACGCCTGGTACTGGACGCGTCGGCGGTAGTCGGTCCAGCCGGGAGCGAGATGATCCCGGCCCACGCGGCGGCCGTTGAGGTGGGCCTCGTACAGGCCGAGAGCGGTGGCGTAGAGGCGCGCGCGGGAGACCTTCTTGCGAGGCAGCGCGAACTCGTGCCGCAGCTGGTTGGCGGCATACGACGCGGGAACGACCCTGCCCCATGGTCCGGCGCCCCACGCGGCGGCCTCCTTGGCCGCCGGCCAGGCGCTGTCGTCGAAACCGGTCTCGCGCCAGGTTCCGGCGGGCTCCTTGTCCGTCGACTTCCAGGAGGCGTCGGTGAGCACCCGCTGCTCGCCGGACGCGGTGTGCAGGGTGAGGACCGCCACCAGACCGGCCGGCCCCTCGCTCGCGTTGGTCGCCGCTACCGCGAGGACGTTCGTGCCGGACCGCACCTGGGCGAGGACGTCGACGACGGCCGGACGGCGCCAGCCCTCGTTGTCCGTCGCCAGGTCGGTCCGGGCCACCTCGGTCCCGTTCACGGAGACGGCGTAGACGTTGTCCGCCGTGATGGCCAAGGTCGCCGCGGTGATCCCGGCCGGGAGATCGACAGTCCGGCGGAACCAACGGGTCGCCGCCGGGGCGCTGTTGGCCGGTTCGCCCTCGGGGAACCAGATCCAGGCGCTGCCTTCGAGGGACGGCGCGTCGGTGAGGGCCGGGGGAGCGGAGATCCACTCGGCGGACCACTGCGCCGCGTCCATGAGACCGGTCTCCCACCAGGACGGCTCGCTCCAGCCGGAGACACCGCCGTCGGCAC
This region includes:
- a CDS encoding TerD family protein, with the translated sequence MGVSLGKGGNVSLSKEAPGLTAVLVGLGWDVRTTTGADFDLDASALLLNASGKVVSDQHFVFYNNLKSPDGSVEHTGDNLTGEGEGDDESVKVNLAAVPADVDRIVFPVSIHDAEARGQSFGQIRNAFIRVVNQTGGAELARYDLSEDASTETAMVFGELYRNGAEWKFRAVGQGYASGLAGIAADFGVNV
- a CDS encoding alpha-L-rhamnosidase encodes the protein MISRRNILAGAVATVGAMATGAGPAVAAPSGSAAAGVRRGAPRITAPTVEYVQHPLGLDAQHPRLSWPVTSDGPGTRQSAYQIRVASSASRLSHPDVWDSGKVTSGDSVLVPYAGPRLAPRTRYFWTVRVWGADGGVSGWSEPSWWETGLMDAAQWSAEWISAPPALTDAPSLEGSAWIWFPEGEPANSAPAATRWFRRTVDLPAGITAATLAITADNVYAVSVNGTEVARTDLATDNEGWRRPAVVDVLAQVRSGTNVLAVAATNASEGPAGLVAVLTLHTASGEQRVLTDASWKSTDKEPAGTWRETGFDDSAWPAAKEAAAWGAGPWGRVVPASYAANQLRHEFALPRKKVSRARLYATALGLYEAHLNGRRVGRDHLAPGWTDYRRRVQYQAYDVTSLVRSGGNALGVYVAPGWYAGNVGMFGPHQYGERPALLAQLEVEYTDGTSERITSGPDWRAASGPIVAADLLGGETYDARKETPGWTSPGFDDRAWLAVRGAGDAAPARIVAQADGPVRVAEELPVRKVTQPRPGVFVLDLGQNMVGSVRLRVSGRAGTTVRLRHAEVLNPDGTLYTANLRTAAATDTYTLKGGGEETFEPRFTFHGFRYVELTGFPGTPSAKAVTGRVMHTSAPFTFEFETNVPMLNQLHSNITWGQRGNFLSVPTDTPARDERLGWTGDINVFAPTAAYTMESARFLAKWLVDLRDAQTADGAFTDVAPMVGTVGNGVAGWGDAGVTVPWSLYQAYGDGQVLRDAWPSVQSWLKYLEKNSSGLLRPAGGYGDWLNVEDETPKDVIATAYFAHSADLASRIAQEIGEDAAPWLDLFGRIREAFRNAYVTADGRVKGDTQTAYVLSLSMNLLPDALRKAAADRLVALIEAKDWHLSTGFLGTPRLLPVLTDTGHTDVAYRLLQQRTFPSWGYQIDKGSTTMWERWDSIKPDGSFQTPDMNSFNHYAYGSVGEWMYTNIAGISAGKPGYREIVVRPRPGGDVTSARATFTSVYGPISTQWRTRSGRFALTCDVPPNTTAEVWIPTADPRAVTHDHGTFLREEDGCAVYRVGSGTHRFSA
- a CDS encoding CAP domain-containing protein is translated as MSSAHPAAPAGTAVRVSVAEAHVVALVNRARHRAGCSPVSLNAKLSKAARDHSADMSDHRNMSHRGSDGSGPGRRIARAGYDWSAYGENVAYGYPTAASVMAAWMASPGHRRNILTCAFREIGVGLARPGSYWTQDFGATARRPGTRGPLWPTGSRGTGAAGRR
- a CDS encoding twin-arginine translocase TatA/TatE family subunit encodes the protein MSELTVILLVVVVVLGIRKLPELTRSAGRAARIFKSESRALKDQRTTDGAAGPGRVVRGTVVDGEAPRPRP